In Salmo trutta unplaced genomic scaffold, fSalTru1.1, whole genome shotgun sequence, one genomic interval encodes:
- the LOC115183646 gene encoding T-lymphoma invasion and metastasis-inducing protein 1-like gives MYENFHQDFENQHWTRRERDCAEEACSAESDERSSGTLSTAYPSDALIGCCAQGTVRKAGALAVKNFLVHKKNKKVEPATKRKWKHYWVCLKGCTLFLYETDGRSGIDHHSVPKHAVWAENSIVQAVPEHPKKDFVFCLSNSLGDAFLFQTSGQTELENWITAVHSACAAAVARQHHREDTVRLLRTEIRKLEQKIDMDEKMKKMGDMQLSAVTDNKKRKTILEQIFLWEQNLEQFHLDMFRCRCYLASLQGGELPNPKRL, from the exons ATGTATGAAAACTTCCATCAGGACTTTGAGAATCAACACTGG actcGTCGAGAGCGTGACTGCGCGGAGGAGGCGTGCTCAGCTGAGAGTGACGAGCGTAGCAGCGGCACACTAAGCACGGCTTACCCATCGGACGCTCTCATTGGCTGCTGTGCGCAGGGCACGGTGAGGAAGGCGGGAGCTCTGGCAGTGAAGAACTTCCTGGTTCACAAGAAGAATAAGAAGGTGGAGCCAGCCACCAAGAGGAAGTGGAAACATTACTGGGTCTGCCTCAAAG GATGCACTCTGTTCCTGTACGAGACTGACGGGCGGTCGGGGATCGACCACCACAGTGTTCCTAAGCACGCGGTGTGGGCTGAGAACAGTATCGTCCAGGCCGTGCCTGAACACCCCAAGAAGGACTTTGTCTTCTGCCTCAGCAACTCTCTAGGGGACGCTTTTCTCTTCCAG ACGTCGGGCCAGACGGAACTGGAGAACTGGATCACGGCGGTCCACTCAGCGTGCGCTGCTGCCGTTGCTAGGCAACATCACCGGGAGGATACGGTGCGATTGCTAAGGACAGAGATCAGGAAACTGGAGCAGAAGATCGACATGGACGAGAAGATGAAGAAGATGGGAGACATGCAGCTCAGTGCCGTGACCGATAACAAGAAGAGGAAGACTATTCTGGaacag aTCTTCCTATGGGAACAGAATCTAGAACAGTTCCACTTGGACATGTTCAGGTGTCGTTGTTACCTGGCCAGTCTGCAGGGAGGGGAGCTGCCCAACCCTAAACGTCTGTAG